A genome region from Crossiella equi includes the following:
- a CDS encoding aminotransferase class V-fold PLP-dependent enzyme, with translation MHPIPANLFDLQPGYLNTASIGLPPAFAADAVTDAIARWRTGADSAPAFDEHVARAREAFATLVDVPATQVASGASISQLIALVAGSVSDGTRVLAVRDDFTSVTFPFAAQAYRGVTVTEVEPGKLLSTVDDFDLVAVSAVQSSTGAVLDLDGLRTAAEAAGVPVLLDVSQAAGWMPLSLAWADWVVGTAYKWLLSPRGAAWLAVRPDALERTRPLAANWYAGKDPWATIYGMPLRLAGDARRLDLSPAWFAQVGAAASLPWLVQLDMAAVGEHCAGLADAVRRGLGLAPAGSAITSLELSAERLDRLKAAGVRFSMRAGKARLSFHLYNTSTDVDLVLGALT, from the coding sequence GTGCACCCAATACCCGCGAACCTCTTCGACCTCCAGCCGGGCTACCTCAACACGGCCAGCATTGGACTCCCGCCGGCCTTCGCCGCGGACGCCGTCACCGACGCGATCGCCCGCTGGCGCACCGGCGCCGACAGCGCCCCCGCCTTCGACGAGCACGTCGCCCGCGCCCGCGAGGCCTTCGCCACTCTCGTCGACGTCCCGGCCACCCAGGTCGCGAGCGGCGCCAGCATCTCCCAGCTCATCGCCCTGGTGGCGGGGAGCGTGTCGGACGGCACCCGCGTCCTGGCGGTTCGCGACGACTTCACCAGCGTGACGTTCCCCTTTGCCGCACAGGCGTATCGCGGCGTCACGGTGACCGAGGTCGAACCGGGGAAGCTGCTGTCTACTGTGGACGACTTCGACCTGGTCGCGGTCAGCGCCGTGCAGTCCTCGACGGGCGCGGTGCTCGACCTCGACGGCCTGCGTACTGCGGCGGAAGCCGCCGGGGTGCCCGTCCTGCTCGACGTGAGCCAGGCCGCGGGCTGGATGCCGCTGTCCTTGGCTTGGGCCGACTGGGTTGTGGGCACCGCGTACAAGTGGCTGCTGTCGCCGCGCGGCGCCGCCTGGCTCGCGGTGCGGCCTGACGCGCTGGAGCGCACCCGGCCGTTGGCCGCCAACTGGTACGCCGGTAAGGACCCGTGGGCCACGATCTACGGCATGCCGTTGCGGCTGGCTGGGGATGCGCGGCGGCTCGACCTGTCACCGGCCTGGTTCGCGCAGGTGGGGGCGGCGGCGTCGTTGCCTTGGCTGGTTCAGCTGGATATGGCGGCCGTGGGCGAGCACTGCGCTGGACTTGCCGACGCGGTGCGGCGAGGGCTCGGGTTGGCGCCTGCCGGATCAGCGATCACCTCGCTTGAGTTGTCGGCGGAGCGGCTCGACCGGTTGAAGGCGGCGGGGGTGCGGTTCAGCATGCGGGCGGGCAAGGCACGGTTGTCTTTCCACCTCTACAACACCTCGACTGACGTCGACCTGGTGCTGGGCGCGCTCACGTAG